The DNA region AACGACAATCCTTCTGTGGTGTTTTGGCACTTTGCCAGGTCTGCTTCATCACTGATGTCTCATTGCATATGGAGCCACAAATCATAAACTACATGATAGATttaataattaacttaactaGAAATAATCAATATAAAAAAACAGAAAATTTGGATCTTGAGATTAAtcatttgattttattttgttgcCGAATGGTATTATTTGTTTTGATTAAAAAGTGTTTGGATGGATTGACAAGAGATAAATGAAAAGAATGTTTTTTTTACTGCTAATGGCAGGAACAGTAGATGGAGAGGAGAGGTCGCGGAACTCACCGAGAAGACGAAGCTGAAGCCTTTTTCAAGCACCAGGCGCAGAAAATCAAGCCGCGCCCACATCATGTCCAAGTACTCGGGCGAGTTGAACACCTTCTCGCCGGAGAAGTCCACTCCCTCAACCGTGAAGTCGAAGCAGTGTCGGTGCACTGCGACGCACCGCTCGTACGCCTTGCCGTCCACGGCGACGATGACCAGGTGGTTCAGCAGTTCTCTGGTCCCTTTCCCGGTGCGGAAGCTCTCCAGAAACACGTCCAGCACGGACCCGGGAGTGGACCAGAACGCGTTCAGGGAGGTTATTATCACCGTGTTGTCTGCGGTGGCCGCCTCCCTCAGAACCCTCTCTAGCCTCATCTCCTGGCTTTCCTGGCAGCACGATATAACGTCATTCCCATCGGAAACCCTAGAAGAAAAAACGCATCTTTTGGAGGGGCAAAACAGAGGCAAAACAACTCACTGAAGCAGTCTGCAGCAAAGGTGGCGGATCTGGAGGAACGGCGGGGGGAACAGAGCTCGCTGGTTCATTTCGAAGCTCCGGCAGGGGATTTGAACTCGGATGCGGGTCGGAAGGGGCCAACTGCTTCTTCGGGACGAAGGGAGGGGCGCCAATGATATCGACGCGGAGAGAGGTCGGGGGAACGAGAATGGCTGGCGTGGCGGCGCGATAGATCAGGTTGAACGAGAGCACGATGACCGCAAGAAAGAGCAGCGGCGAGAGACACCGGCGGAGGACGGAGTCCGCAGCTTTCATCCCGATTCCCGAGGGCAGTGATGTCCGCACCAGTCCCGCACCCAAAGCTAGTTCCTTGCGCTCCCATGAAGCTAGACGGCATTGGCGGAAGGAGTATAACTAGTCTGCAGGGAAAGCTCTATGATTGGCAGATGACAGGGCTTAATCGTCCGCTCGATGTCGGTTGGGCATTCAAATCGGGCCCCACCGGTTCcgcttataaaaaaaaataataataataaacaaatatataCATTTGACATTTGTTGTCTGCTACTGTGTTAAATTATGCATACTTCACATTTCTGTGATCACATTCTTTTAAAATAATGTCATAAATCTGAAAATTGAAATTACGACAATCTAAAATTTGTAGTCCTCCGGATAAATTTAATGGCTAGtgtatgagatattatatttattttttatcatcttatatataaatttttaaatttatcaaaaataatgtatatactttattatttatcaaataataCATCTtctgatattattatttttttcattctacCTTCTTGATaaatttaactatttttttattttctttatcttttttctcttttctttttctcctatGCATTATCTTTCCTTGTATTGtttatcttttctctttattaCACGCCGATTCTTCTAAAAATACTTTAACACACTcgataagttgaaataaataatgaatagcatatttgaactctttgcaacTCTAAAAATCCAGAAGAATTGAAATAAGTATAATCGGAACTCTTTAGGTATATCAATGAATTTTGACCAtctttaggtccatcaatgaattttggtcaaaatccattgatggacctacagaactccgattgcatccattttagtttctgtggatttctggggttacaaggagttcaaatatactattcattatttattttgacttctcgatattgttaaaatataaaataa from Zingiber officinale cultivar Zhangliang chromosome 4B, Zo_v1.1, whole genome shotgun sequence includes:
- the LOC121976612 gene encoding uncharacterized protein At4g15970-like, giving the protein MKAADSVLRRCLSPLLFLAVIVLSFNLIYRAATPAILVPPTSLRVDIIGAPPFVPKKQLAPSDPHPSSNPLPELRNEPASSVPPAVPPDPPPLLQTASESQEMRLERVLREAATADNTVIITSLNAFWSTPGSVLDVFLESFRTGKGTRELLNHLVIVAVDGKAYERCVAVHRHCFDFTVEGVDFSGEKVFNSPEYLDMMWARLDFLRLVLEKGFSFVFSDVDVMWFRNPFPYFYPDGDFQISCDNFLGDPTNLKNWPNNGFNYARSNNRSIEFFKYWYSSRTRFPGVHEQNVLNIIKFDQHTQDIGVKIRFLSTERFGGFCEPSRNFNKVCTMHANCCIGLHRKINDLRAMLDDWKKFRSLPPNVRISSNFSWSVPQSCRIPPGFFSKKEKKP